In Actinomycetes bacterium, the genomic window CCACCAGCTAGCCAGCCACCTCTCCTCTGGCCACCCCGCGCCTGGCTCGCCAGGCGCGGGGTGGCCAGCTCCCGGTCGACAGTCGACAGGTAGTGGCACGCTGGCGTGGGTAGTGGCACCGCTGCCGTGGCATGAGGCGCACCGCTACCAGTGGCCGCGGTGGACGACGTCCTCGAAGGGGCGCCGGTTGGGCCGCTGGATCGGTGTGAGCGGGCGGTCAGCCGGATAGCCGAGCGCGACCAGCCAGGCGCAGAAGCGGTCCTCGGGCAGGCCGAGGACACGCCGGGCCAGCGGCTGATCGGTCACCGCGGCGTGGCCGCTGCCGATGCCGAGGTCGGCTGCTGCCAGCATGATGCTCATCGTGGCTTGGCCGAGGTCGTACTGGATCGACTCGCGCGTGCCCGGGTCATCCGACTCCGGGGCCACCAGGGCGATGGTCGCCGCCGAGACGGCGACGTGCCCGGCGTAACGCCACACACGCGAGAGGTCCTGCAGCTGGGCCCGGTCGGTACAGACGACGAAGTCCCACCGCTGCTGGTTGGAGGAGGACGGCGAGCGCCGCGCCGCCTCGAGGACCCGGTCCAGCTCCTCCCGCCCGATCGGTCGGTCGGCGTAGGTCCGGACGTTGCGCCGGGACCTGATCGCATCCCACGTCTCCACCGCTACCCCCTCGGTCGCTCGCCTGCCGTTGCCCGGGAGCTTCCCACAGCACGCGCCTGTCCCGGGCGGGCGACCGGTGGTCCGGTGGGCGGGCGACCCGTGGGCGGGCGACCCGTGGGCGGGCGACCGAGATCGAGGGGGTAGCGGGCAGGTCGAGGTCCAGGCGGCCTGATGCACCGGGTCGGTCACCGGCCTGACGCACCGGGTCGGTCACCGGCCCGGCCACGTCCAGTCGCGCACCTCCGGCATGTCCTGCAGGTACTCGACCTTGTAGCGGTGGTGCCGTTCGAGCTGTGCGTTGCAGTGGTCGACCAGCCGCTGCGCGCCCTCGGGCGCGCGCCGCGAGCGGCGCACCGCCTCGAGCGCCAAGTGGTACCGGTCCACCCCGTTGAGCACCACCATGTCGAACGGCGTGGTGGTCGTCCCCTGCTCGTTGAAGCCGCGGACGTGGAAGCGGTCCGGGCGAGGGCGGCCGTGCAGCAGCTGATGCAGGGCGTTCTGGTAGCCGTGGAACGCCACGACCACGTCGGTGTCGCGGGTGAACAGCCGCACGAACTCCTCCGGGGCCATGCCGTGGGGGTGCTCGTCGGGGTGGGCCAGGGTCATCAGGTCGACCACGTTGACCAGGCGCACGCGCAGGTGCGGCAGGAACTCGCGCAGCAGCGCGGCCGCGGCCAGGGCCTCCTGGGTCGGGATGTCGCCGGCGCCGGCGAGCACCACGTCCGGGTCCTGGTGGGCGTCGGTGGAGGCCCAGCCCCAGATGGAGGCCCCCCGGGCGCAGTGTGCGCGCGCGGCGGCCATGTCGAGGTACTGGAGCTGT contains:
- a CDS encoding nitroreductase family protein, with translation METWDAIRSRRNVRTYADRPIGREELDRVLEAARRSPSSSNQQRWDFVVCTDRAQLQDLSRVWRYAGHVAVSAATIALVAPESDDPGTRESIQYDLGQATMSIMLAAADLGIGSGHAAVTDQPLARRVLGLPEDRFCAWLVALGYPADRPLTPIQRPNRRPFEDVVHRGHW